The following proteins are co-located in the Psilocybe cubensis strain MGC-MH-2018 chromosome 5, whole genome shotgun sequence genome:
- a CDS encoding mitochondrial Homoaconitase: MRPPSSWVRQYGRRASRRLLATIASEHPTTPQTIIEKVVQKYAVGLPEGKKVKAGDYVMIRPEHVMTHDNTGPVVSKFKSIGATRIHNPKQPVFTLDHDVQNRSDKNLKKYTMIEAFARTHGVDFYPAGRGIGHQVLVEEGYAFPQTLTVASDSHSNMYGGVGCVGTPIVRTDAAALWATGKTWWQVPRMIKVELKGRLAPGVTGKDVIVALCGSFNKDEVLNAALEFTGEGVAALTVDERLTIANMTTEWGALAGVFPVDETLLNWYDGVIKKLELRTFSSSPGIPPPPTHPRINGERLQALRANILKSDPGAEYASHLVFNLSTLVPHVSGPNSVKVSTPLPVLEEKRIPIQKAYLVSCTNSRASDIAAAAAVMKGHTVAPGVEFYIAAASSAVQLESERLGDWDTLVLAGAKTLPAGCGPCIGLGVGLLEDGETGISATNRNYKGRMGHPNAQAYLASPAVVAASAIKGYICGPDPVSTASLPPVGAPAFSVVDDATNSKATATDASAKEPLLPEFPAYFAGPLLFAPQDNLNTDGIYPGKYTYQDDITLARQAEVVMENYDPGFAPLVASLVTDLETKPFALSPAATVDEDKKGKAGVVLVAGYNFGTGSSREQAATALKAAGVPLVIAGSFGDIFKRNAINNGLVCLESPELVRDLTEAYAKEGKRGAGGKDGELTVDKGLSIKVGMEDGKVVVVGGASGEKVYTVKPVGASVQELWLCGGLEGYILKEIKAEAAATAA, translated from the exons ATGCGGCCACCCTCCTCCTGGGTTCGCCAGTACGGCCGTAGGGCCTCAAGGAGGCTTCTAGCTACCATAGCAAGCGAACACCCTACAACTCCACAAACTATCATCGAAAAGGTCGTGCAAAAGTACGCTGTAGGTCTACCGGAGGGCAAAAAGGTCAAGGCTGGGGACTATGTTATGATTCGGCCTGAACATGTTATGACCCACGACAACACAGGACCTGTTGTGTCCAA GTTCAAGTCGATAGGGGCGACTCGCATCCATAACCCCAAGCAACCCGTGTTCACCCTTGACCACGATGTGCAGAACCGGTCAGACAAAAATCTGAAGAAATATACCATGATCGAAGCCTTTGCACGCACGCACGGAGTTGACTTTTACCCCGCAGGACGGGGAATTGGCCATCAAGTTctggtggaggagggatATGCCTTCCCACAGACCTTGACGGTGGCTAGCGACAGCCACAGCAACATGTACGGTGGCGTTGGATGCGTCGGTACTCCAATTGTGCGTACTGACGCGGCTGCCCTCTGGGCTACGGGCAAGACTTGGTGGCAAGTCCCCCGCATGATCAAAGTCGAGCTTAAAGGCCGGCTAGCCCCTGGTGTTACTGGCAAGGATGTTATCGTGGCTCTGTGTGGATCTTTCAACAAAGACGAAGTCCTCAACGCAGCTTTGGAATTTACCGGAGAGGGTGTTGCAGCCCTAACTGTGGACGAACGGTTAACTATCGCAAATATGACCACGGAGTGGGGAGCCCTCGCAGGTGTCTTCCCTGTTGACGAGACTCTCCTCAACTGGTACGACGGTGTGATCAAGAAACTCGAACTCAGGACATTCTCTTCATCTCCCGGCATCCCCCCGCCTCCGACCCATCCTCGAATCAACGGGGAGCGTCTGCAGGCTCTTCGGGCGAACATTTTGAAATCGGACCCTGGAGCCGAATATGCGTCGCATCTCGTGTTCAACCTCTCCACACTCGTTCCACACGTCTCGGGACCTAACAGCGTAAAAGTGTCTACTCCCCTGCCTGTTCTCGAAGAGAAGCGCATCCCGATCCAGAAAGCGTACCTCGTCAGTTGCACTAATTCACGTGCGTCAGACATCGCTGCTGCCGCGGCTGTTATGAAAGGTCACACAGTCGCGCCAGGCGTCGAGTTCTACATCGCCGCTGCATCTTCAGCTGTCCAGCTCGAGTCTGAGCGATTAGGCGACTGGGACACGCTCGTGCTCGCCGGTGCGAAGACGCTCCCTGCCGGATGCGGTCCCTGCATTGGACTTGGCGTCGGATTGCTGGAGGATGGTGAGACTGGAATCAGTGCGACGAATAGGAACTACAAAGGACGGATGGGCCACCCTAACGCACAGGCATACCTCGCAAGCCCAGCTGTCGTCGCCGCGAGCGCGATCAAGGGATATATCTGCGGCCCCGACCCCGTATCCACCGCCTCACTGCCCCCGGTAGGCGCACCCGCCTTCTCCGTTGTCGATGATGCCACGAACAGTAAAGCTACCGCTACCGACGCGTCCGCGAAAGAGCCTCTTCTCCCCGAGTTCCCAGCGTATTTCGCCGGCCCACTGCTGTTCGCGCCGCAGGACAATCTGAACACGGACGGCATCTATCCAGGCAAATACACGTACCAGGACGACATCACGCTTGCACGTCAAGCGGAGGTGGTCATGGAGAACTACGACCCCGGCTTCGCACCACTTGTCGCCTCGCTCGTGACCGACCTCGAAACTAAGCCCTTTGCTCTCTCTCCTGCCGCTACCGTCGATGAAGACAAGAAGGGCAAGGCGGGTGTGGTGTTGGTCGCTGGTTACAACTTTGGCACGGGGTCCTCGCGCGAGCAGGCTGCGACCGCGCTGAAGGCGGCCGGTGTCCCACTTGTCATCGCGGGTTCGTTTGGCGACATCTTTAAGAGGAACGCGATCAACAATGGGCTCGTGTGCCTTGAATCCCCTGAGCTTGTGCGCGATTTGACTGAAGCGTACGCGAAGGAAGGCAAACGTGGCGCTGGTGGCAAGGACGGCGAGCTGACTGTTGACAAGGGCCTGAGCATCAAGGTCGGAATGGAGGACGGAaaggtcgtcgtcgttggtggTGCCAGTGGTGAGAAGGTGTATACTGTTAAACCTGTAGGTGCAAGCGTGCAGGAGCTCTGGTTGTGCGGTGGACTGGAGGGCTATATCTTGAAGGAGATCAAGGCCGAAGCTGCTGCTACTGCTGCTTAA